The Candidatus Abawacabacteria bacterium genome includes a region encoding these proteins:
- a CDS encoding NUDIX domain-containing protein, whose amino-acid sequence MYRPNVAAVVVNHNKEIMICKRNVPQEHWQFPQGGVDEGETEEQAVLRELQEELGSNKFSLLYKSKNLYRYEWPGRGKESEGDEIIGQEQRFFLVLFWGVDSEIELEKGGRLTEFKWVQPEVVVEKIYPARKSTCEAVLKEFAPILKVAST is encoded by the coding sequence ATGTACCGTCCTAATGTTGCTGCTGTGGTAGTGAACCACAATAAAGAGATTATGATCTGTAAGCGCAATGTTCCGCAAGAACATTGGCAATTTCCTCAGGGGGGCGTGGATGAGGGAGAGACTGAAGAACAAGCAGTTTTGCGTGAGCTACAGGAAGAGCTTGGTTCTAATAAATTTTCTTTATTGTATAAATCTAAAAACCTCTACCGCTATGAGTGGCCCGGACGCGGTAAGGAAAGCGAAGGAGATGAAATTATTGGTCAAGAACAACGCTTTTTCTTAGTATTGTTCTGGGGTGTTGATAGTGAAATCGAATTGGAAAAGGGGGGCAGACTTACTGAGTTTAAATGGGTACAGCCAGAGGTAGTGGTAGAAAAGATCTATCCTGCTCGTAAATCAACGTGTGAAGCAGTATTAAAAGAATTTGCTCCTATACTTAAGGTTGCTTCGACATGA
- a CDS encoding dihydrofolate reductase produces the protein MKTILHLAISADGFIAESNGNSDWVLPADEDLFIQRAHDAGCLVVGKTTFQQYQNKIYPVKDVLNIVLTHDDNFQAKNIMVADSPARALQIAQEQGCPGLLIAGGAKTSATFLQANLLDEIFFSVHPLILGAGIKPFGGLVTVRNISLIGTKSLANGLVQLHYRRA, from the coding sequence ATGAAAACTATTCTTCACTTAGCGATATCAGCTGACGGTTTTATAGCAGAGTCAAATGGTAATTCAGACTGGGTGTTACCAGCTGACGAGGACCTTTTTATCCAGCGCGCTCATGATGCTGGTTGTTTAGTTGTGGGGAAAACTACATTTCAGCAATATCAAAATAAGATCTATCCGGTAAAAGATGTATTGAATATTGTACTGACTCATGATGATAATTTTCAGGCAAAAAATATAATGGTTGCGGATTCTCCTGCAAGAGCCTTACAAATAGCCCAAGAACAAGGTTGCCCAGGATTATTAATTGCTGGTGGAGCAAAAACTAGTGCTACATTTTTACAAGCGAATCTCCTTGATGAAATATTCTTTTCTGTCCATCCTTTGATTTTGGGGGCAGGTATAAAACCATTTGGAGGCTTGGTCACAGTACGAAATATTTCGCTAATTGGTACCAAATCTTTGGCCAATGGCCTTGTCCAGTTACATTATAGAAGAGCCTAA
- a CDS encoding S-layer homology domain-containing protein, producing the protein MKSNKFITLVVLFQVLLASSSVSAASNFSDVPVDHVYAHAIQVLKDKGIVRGYDGIRFGPEQLITRAELLKIALEGADIDTSDQKNSASPFIDLDTKHSLRQYVIYAKENNIVSGYSDSSYRPNQPTTRAEAIKILLNVNAIVVPPAITRSPYQDLRNNDPIAPFVMTAREKKVIPAKYEATNLGAGEHIKRGEVAEMMYRLLYLKENNLSEYPENTASIVVVTGNHPVDVFKNITVQTPIAKTMVANTYYPISVTTTAAIVKVIIEDNHEQQSVWEYKVENGRATFDIFFPSPGQYHIALLADDSKQAASLPVAILEKWLIGSEGALEAIAGAQFSGDENQRMWLMWSGAAGRKLLQLTCEQGNKKVTRLLMSAGEKWELDYQMFYGFVEGNINCSLAQANAESTIATEQPLSSAYSWSFPAITHHFRTWDQKNLTLTGALPLFTEANSLSLQGKAKIPLANTAAIILPSGNVQTFSLQAGDQEVLNSDIPWQLQVDLNETGVYFLEINDTEGLAVLNTPIYRQKGIPVLPDFIAKQEGVVITNKTPLTPSERTDMVQELLRRINALRVSQDRDPVVLDTTLSIFAQAHADDMVAQNYFSHRDKSGRGPDQRRQRFDVTLPVGENIALSIDIDAIDEGLNRSAVHRLNTLRAQWAQVGIGIARGSDGLLYAVEEFSTRSFIARPMTEAEQQELQTMTLERLNLNRANEHLFPLTIGTEFQGAIDTWEANPKGTDLKSLLLAAGMKRGRVLSIETDYSPHLPAELSLQTALSEPGITKMIMGIAFVGERMHTRVVFY; encoded by the coding sequence ATGAAAAGTAATAAGTTCATTACTTTAGTAGTACTGTTTCAAGTATTGCTCGCTTCTTCAAGTGTCAGCGCTGCTAGCAATTTTAGTGATGTCCCTGTCGATCATGTTTATGCCCACGCCATTCAAGTACTGAAGGATAAAGGTATTGTTAGAGGTTACGATGGCATTAGATTTGGTCCTGAACAATTAATCACCAGAGCGGAGCTTTTGAAAATTGCTTTGGAAGGTGCTGATATTGACACCTCAGATCAAAAGAATAGCGCTTCACCTTTTATTGACTTGGATACGAAGCACTCTCTGCGTCAGTATGTTATTTATGCTAAAGAAAATAATATCGTCTCAGGGTATTCAGACAGCAGTTATCGTCCCAATCAACCAACCACCAGAGCTGAGGCGATAAAGATTTTACTTAATGTCAACGCCATTGTAGTTCCTCCGGCAATTACCAGGTCTCCCTATCAGGATTTGCGTAATAATGATCCGATCGCACCTTTTGTGATGACTGCTCGAGAAAAGAAAGTGATTCCAGCGAAGTATGAAGCAACAAATCTTGGTGCCGGAGAACACATTAAACGTGGGGAAGTGGCCGAAATGATGTATCGCTTACTCTATCTGAAAGAAAACAATCTTTCTGAGTATCCTGAAAATACAGCCTCTATTGTGGTAGTAACAGGTAATCACCCAGTTGATGTTTTTAAAAATATTACTGTCCAAACACCGATTGCTAAAACCATGGTCGCAAATACTTATTATCCAATTTCAGTAACGACTACAGCTGCAATAGTGAAAGTGATTATTGAAGATAATCATGAGCAACAGTCGGTTTGGGAATATAAGGTAGAAAATGGTCGAGCGACTTTTGATATCTTTTTTCCTAGTCCTGGTCAGTATCATATTGCTCTCCTCGCTGATGATAGTAAGCAAGCTGCTTCATTGCCTGTGGCAATACTGGAGAAATGGCTCATTGGTAGTGAAGGAGCACTAGAGGCTATTGCTGGTGCCCAATTTTCTGGTGATGAAAATCAGCGTATGTGGTTGATGTGGAGTGGAGCAGCTGGCAGAAAATTATTGCAACTTACCTGTGAACAGGGGAATAAAAAAGTGACTCGGTTACTCATGTCAGCAGGCGAAAAATGGGAATTAGATTATCAAATGTTCTATGGTTTTGTTGAAGGCAATATTAATTGTTCCTTAGCTCAAGCCAATGCTGAGTCAACTATAGCAACCGAGCAACCGCTTAGTTCTGCTTATTCCTGGTCTTTTCCTGCTATTACTCACCACTTCCGTACTTGGGATCAAAAGAATCTGACTTTGACAGGTGCTTTACCATTATTTACTGAGGCGAATTCATTGTCATTACAGGGGAAAGCGAAAATCCCTTTGGCCAATACTGCCGCAATTATTTTACCTTCAGGAAATGTCCAAACATTTTCTTTGCAAGCAGGAGATCAGGAAGTGCTGAATTCAGATATTCCTTGGCAATTACAGGTAGATCTCAATGAAACTGGAGTATATTTTTTAGAAATTAATGATACTGAGGGGCTAGCGGTATTGAATACGCCTATTTACCGCCAAAAAGGTATCCCTGTACTGCCAGATTTCATTGCCAAGCAAGAAGGTGTGGTGATCACCAACAAGACCCCCCTGACACCTTCAGAGAGAACTGACATGGTGCAAGAATTATTGCGTAGAATCAATGCTCTTCGGGTATCACAAGACAGAGATCCTGTGGTTTTGGATACTACTTTGAGCATTTTTGCTCAAGCGCATGCTGATGATATGGTTGCCCAAAATTATTTTTCCCATCGCGATAAAAGTGGCCGTGGTCCTGATCAGAGAAGGCAGCGTTTTGATGTTACTTTACCAGTAGGAGAAAATATTGCTTTGAGTATTGATATTGATGCTATCGATGAGGGCTTGAATCGCAGTGCTGTCCACCGTCTCAATACGCTACGTGCTCAATGGGCCCAAGTAGGTATCGGTATTGCTCGAGGCAGTGATGGTTTGCTCTATGCTGTAGAAGAATTCTCCACCCGTTCATTTATTGCTCGGCCTATGACGGAGGCTGAGCAACAAGAATTGCAAACGATGACTTTGGAACGTTTGAATCTTAACCGTGCTAATGAGCATTTATTCCCCTTAACTATCGGCACAGAATTTCAAGGGGCTATTGATACTTGGGAAGCAAATCCCAAAGGTACCGATCTGAAATCATTATTACTGGCAGCTGGTATGAAACGTGGCCGAGTACTTTCTATTGAAACTGATTATTCCCCTCATTTGCCAGCAGAGTTGTCCTTGCAAACCGCATTATCCGAGCCAGGTATCACTAAAATGATTATGGGTATTGCTTTTGTAGGGGAACGCATGCATACCCGAGTCGTGTTTTATTAG
- a CDS encoding glutathione S-transferase N-terminal domain-containing protein, which yields MLLLFQKESCPYCAKVRLALTNLQLSFVSINSKSGYPARDIQIKLGGIDQVPFLVDIDRGVLMYESDDIVAYLEKTYGK from the coding sequence ATGTTGCTCTTATTCCAAAAAGAGAGTTGTCCCTATTGCGCTAAAGTTCGCTTGGCTCTCACTAATCTGCAGCTTTCCTTTGTCTCTATTAATTCCAAAAGTGGTTATCCTGCTAGAGATATTCAAATAAAATTGGGTGGCATCGATCAAGTTCCGTTTTTAGTTGATATTGATCGCGGCGTGCTAATGTATGAATCTGATGATATAGTAGCGTATCTAGAAAAAACTTATGGCAAATAA
- a CDS encoding septum formation initiator family protein, with the protein MLRRKWQENITMRMLLGVCIFLAIYQMYTYAVKSYQDYQINQQIRQGEAEITQLEQDNRHMQEYLKYLDTEAYKEKEAKRIKNVKNPNEDVFIIRNQGLEKVDSAQNQQINSWLALSNPERWWKFFLR; encoded by the coding sequence ATGCTTCGTCGTAAATGGCAAGAGAACATCACCATGCGCATGCTCCTGGGAGTGTGTATTTTTCTGGCCATATACCAGATGTACACCTATGCCGTGAAAAGCTATCAAGATTATCAAATCAATCAACAAATTCGCCAAGGTGAAGCTGAAATTACCCAATTGGAACAGGATAACCGTCATATGCAGGAATACTTAAAGTATTTAGATACCGAAGCATACAAAGAGAAGGAGGCTAAGCGAATTAAAAATGTTAAGAATCCGAATGAAGATGTCTTTATTATCCGCAATCAAGGATTAGAAAAAGTAGATTCAGCCCAAAATCAGCAAATAAATTCATGGTTAGCACTTTCTAATCCTGAAAGGTGGTGGAAGTTCTTTTTGAGATAG
- a CDS encoding PD-(D/E)XK nuclease family protein, translating to MPTLSYSALQTFRTCPLQYKYAYLDKFPGEQTASMHFGTLLHQVMEELYATNLLPVSKDELINIISNKWRGDLYQSDQFQAEQDFKEAIAIASREWEKRQSPIAHHTIGLEKPFIFKVIDDFLVRGRIDRVDKVDNETLEIIDYKTGRMVPSQGELENNLQLAVYYVALRALWPNMKKVKLTLYYLRPDMAVSFEPGLDFEQMSLDKLKTVIASIKQSDFGPTVGSHCQRCSYRSVCPMMKHKYAKPEAVQAGKTLADTYVQLVTERKAIEAQIDQTKEHLDQFFANNEVQQVFGTTAAVRKSTSQVSRLNGAQVKTYLEAQGNLSDFIETKVESRLVISQSLTPIEEI from the coding sequence ATGCCCACCCTTTCTTATTCCGCTTTACAAACTTTTCGCACTTGTCCTTTACAGTATAAGTACGCCTACCTAGATAAATTCCCTGGTGAACAGACGGCGAGTATGCATTTTGGCACTTTGCTCCATCAAGTCATGGAAGAGCTCTATGCCACCAATTTGTTACCGGTAAGTAAAGATGAGTTGATCAATATTATTAGTAATAAATGGCGTGGTGATCTGTATCAGTCGGATCAATTTCAAGCGGAACAAGATTTTAAGGAGGCGATTGCTATTGCTAGTAGAGAATGGGAAAAGAGGCAAAGCCCAATTGCTCATCATACTATTGGTTTGGAAAAGCCTTTCATCTTTAAGGTGATTGACGATTTTTTAGTTAGAGGCCGCATTGATCGGGTCGATAAAGTGGATAATGAAACTTTGGAAATTATTGATTACAAAACTGGCCGCATGGTGCCGTCTCAAGGCGAATTGGAAAATAACTTACAATTAGCAGTGTACTATGTTGCCTTACGGGCTCTATGGCCAAACATGAAAAAAGTAAAGCTAACGCTCTACTATCTGCGTCCCGACATGGCTGTCAGTTTCGAACCAGGTCTGGATTTTGAGCAAATGTCTTTAGATAAGTTGAAAACAGTAATTGCCAGTATTAAGCAAAGTGATTTTGGCCCCACAGTTGGTTCTCATTGCCAGCGCTGTTCCTATAGATCTGTCTGTCCTATGATGAAACACAAATATGCTAAGCCTGAAGCAGTCCAAGCGGGTAAGACTTTAGCTGATACCTATGTGCAATTGGTAACTGAACGCAAGGCTATCGAAGCACAAATTGATCAAACTAAAGAGCATTTGGATCAATTCTTTGCCAACAATGAAGTGCAACAAGTATTTGGCACTACTGCTGCTGTCCGCAAGTCCACTAGCCAAGTAAGCCGATTGAATGGAGCCCAAGTGAAAACCTATTTAGAAGCCCAAGGCAATCTATCCGACTTCATCGAAACCAAAGTTGAAAGTAGATTAGTGATTAGTCAATCATTAACCCCCATAGAAGAAATATAG
- a CDS encoding class I SAM-dependent rRNA methyltransferase, with protein sequence MANKRGVVMLRAGRERSVQKFHPWVFSGAITKVDAQKGDIVDIIDNKEQFLACGYFNDSATIACRILTWHQTEEIDQAFFANKLRSAYIQRQPFLTETNAYRLCFSEADGLPGLIVDVYDQVVVIQISTLGMERWRDTIVKALVDVLSPSSIYEKSESESRAIEGLGESNGLLWGELKTGMVEIKEGNATFLVDVINGQKTGFFLDQRANRLSIAPYVKDKVVLNTFSYTGGFSIHAALADAKQVVSVDSSESAIALAKENAQQNKVADKCLFSCEDVFEYLKKTDQQFDVIILDPPGFVKSKKDLQAGTNAYRVLYQLALKRLSRNGILITASCSGWVDRALFHKIAFWACEKNGVVLKLIAESGHTWDHPISVFFPEGEYLKYAVYQRAN encoded by the coding sequence ATGGCAAATAAAAGGGGAGTGGTGATGCTCAGGGCTGGTAGAGAACGGTCAGTACAGAAATTTCATCCTTGGGTATTCTCAGGGGCAATTACTAAAGTTGACGCGCAAAAGGGTGATATTGTTGATATTATTGATAACAAGGAACAGTTTTTAGCCTGCGGCTATTTTAATGACAGTGCCACCATTGCTTGTCGTATTCTCACTTGGCATCAAACTGAAGAGATTGACCAAGCATTTTTTGCTAATAAATTACGTTCGGCTTATATCCAACGTCAGCCATTTCTGACTGAAACTAATGCCTATCGTTTATGTTTCAGTGAAGCTGATGGTTTGCCAGGACTGATTGTTGATGTCTATGATCAAGTGGTGGTGATCCAAATCTCTACTCTTGGTATGGAAAGGTGGCGAGATACTATTGTCAAAGCTCTCGTGGATGTTTTGAGTCCTAGCTCTATTTATGAAAAAAGTGAAAGCGAAAGTCGTGCTATTGAAGGACTAGGAGAAAGTAATGGTTTGCTCTGGGGAGAACTCAAAACCGGTATGGTAGAGATAAAAGAGGGTAATGCTACCTTTTTAGTTGATGTTATCAATGGTCAAAAAACAGGTTTTTTCTTAGATCAAAGAGCAAATCGCTTAAGTATTGCCCCATACGTAAAAGATAAAGTTGTATTGAATACATTCTCTTATACTGGCGGCTTTAGTATTCATGCCGCTTTGGCTGATGCTAAACAAGTAGTTAGCGTAGATAGTTCCGAAAGTGCTATTGCTTTAGCAAAAGAGAATGCCCAGCAAAATAAAGTAGCTGATAAATGCTTATTCAGTTGTGAAGATGTGTTCGAATACCTAAAAAAAACTGATCAGCAATTTGATGTGATCATTCTCGATCCACCTGGTTTTGTGAAGTCAAAAAAAGATTTACAAGCGGGGACAAATGCTTATCGAGTATTGTATCAATTAGCTCTAAAACGTTTAAGCCGCAATGGTATACTCATTACGGCATCATGTTCTGGCTGGGTAGATCGAGCACTCTTTCACAAAATCGCTTTTTGGGCATGTGAAAAGAATGGCGTAGTATTAAAGCTGATCGCAGAAAGCGGACATACCTGGGACCACCCTATTTCAGTTTTTTTCCCTGAGGGAGAGTATCTGAAATATGCTGTATATCAGCGAGCGAATTAA